In Trichomycterus rosablanca isolate fTriRos1 chromosome 25, fTriRos1.hap1, whole genome shotgun sequence, the sequence ATTTCCACGCTGGCCGTGCATAGATGTTCGTTTTCTGCTTCTTGATGATGATCCTGTTTGAACTGAGCACGTCTGATGTGACCTTTTCAAGACGGGACTGAAAGGAGCTTGATGGTTCAGGTTACAGGTCACACATCTGTATGATCGCTAGATTAGGGGTCAACCGATTATCGGACTGACCTATTATCACTCGCTGTGCATTTTTATGATGCACGTGGACGTCTGGCTCCATCACCGGACAAACGCGTACTCGTTTCTCACCCACAACTTGTTCTTTACTGCATGTTACTCTGTGGTACCACGTTTAGTGGATAGTACCAGTATTCTACGCAGGCGAACGGGTTGCCAGATCAGCGTACATCCTTATATGCGTttttgagggaggaaaggtCGGGCGGGGTCTTTTCTTGCTGTGATATGCAATCTCCATGTGAGTGGTGGGGGGTCACACAGGTGCTTTGTAAGAACCCTATCAATCGGATTCACAgtcgggaattggaaatgactaagaTTGGGTGACATAAATGTGGCTCTTGTATTCTCTTGCTCCAATTTGACCAGTCAACGGTCTGCACTGTTTCTTGCCCCACCTATATTGCCCAGGGTACTCGGGTACAGGACTCGCGCGGTGCCAAGCGGTAGAAAGTACCAGTGTTCCACGCAGGCGAACGGGTTGCCAGATCAGCGTATATCCTCATATAACCATCGCATGGTTTCTGTTCCTCACAGCTGCTGAATAAGTTCGGTCTGGATAAGGTGTACGAGGGTCAGGTGGAGATCACGGGTGAGGAGTTTAACGTGGAGAGCATCGACGGGCAGCCGGGAGCGTTCACCTGCTACCTGGACGCCGGCCTCGCCAGAACCACCACCGGAAATAAAGTCTTTGGAGTGCTGAAGGGAGCGGTGGACGGAGGACTGTCCATCCCACACAGGTTAGAACCTCAGATGCGTGATGTTCTGTTCGGGTTCTGCTGATAGAAAACaccgccatctagtggcgggatgcggtacCTGCACGGCTCACACTGTAAAGCGGCTGTCTGCAACATTATGCTTTGGCCTGGTGATCAGCTAGGTCTGGCTAGTCATGACCGCTTCCCAAAGCTGCATTTATATTCAGAAtgcattaatataaaataatacgaCCACTGCGCTTGGAATTGCTGCTTTGCAAATTTCAGCAGTCGTTAATGGTCGACCACTGTCTAGTATCTGAATCTAAGCtcggctgtgctatcgacctggccaggcatccaaCAGGCACCTTGCTGCTGATGCATCTCCGTAGCCGACACGGCTTTCTGCGAGACCCGTCCAAGTCGGGAAATCGGACACCTCTAAATATGGACGGTGGTGAGGGGTTCTCCTCCTCTCCGCTGATGCTTCCtcgtgtgtgtctctgtgttccaGCACTAAACGCTTCCCCGGCTACGACACCGAGAGCAAAGAGTTCAACGCCGAGGTTCACCGGAAGCACATCCTGGGCGTGAACGTGTCCGAGTACATGAGCCACCTGctggaggaggacgaggaggcCTACAAGAAGCAGTTCTCCCGCTTCATCAAGAACGGCGTCACGTCCGAATCGGTAAGGTTAACGCTCAGCGTTTCAGGTTCAAAGCCACCGTcggggcccttgagcgaggcccttaacccggtCTGCTGTAACATACAAACAAGCCGAGAGACGCggaaaataatttcattgtaccgtACCTCAGGTGGAGGAGATGTACAAGAAGGCTCACGCCGCTATCCGTGAGAACCCGGTGCACGAGAAGAAGGCCAAGAAAGAGGTGAAGAAGAAGAGGTGGGTTCTGATTTCCAGTGTCTCTGTGTTGGGGCCGTATGTGGAAGGGACGGGTCATTATGAGATCGTTTTTGGGAACTTATTTACACCCattcaaaataatgaaaactGTCACGTTTTGGTCATGTTAACTGCTGCAAGGGTTCTGAACCTGAGACGGGCAGAAcactgtgtgtggtgtgtgtgagagagagagagtgtgtgagagtgtgtgtgtgtgtgtgtgtgtgtgtgtgtgtgtgtgtgtgtgtgtgtgtgtgtgtgagtatgtgtgtgagagagtgtgtgtgtgagagagtgtgtgtgtgagagtgtgtgtgtgtgtgagagtgtgtgtgtgtgagtgtgtgtgtgtgagtgtgtgtgagagtgagtgtgtgtgtgagagcgagtgtgtgtgagggagagcgagtgtgtgagggagagcgagtgtgagagagtgtgtgagagtgtgtgtgtgggagcgAGTGTGTGGGAGGGAGagcgagtgtgtgagggagagcgagtgtgagagagtgtgtgtgtgggagcgAGTGTGTGCGAGGGAGAgcgagtgtgagagagtgtgtgtgggagagagagagcgagtgtgtgtgtgtgagagagcgagtgtgtgtgtgtgagagagcgagtgtgtgtgtgagggagcgagtgtgtgagagagcgcgagtgtgtgagagagagcgagtgtgtgagagagcgagtgtgtgtgtgagagcgcgagtgtgagagagagcgagtgtgtgagagagcgagtgtgtgagagagagcgagtgtgtgagagagagcgagtgtgtgagagagcgagtgtgagagagagagagagtgtgtgcgaGAGAGcgcgagtgtgtgagagagcgagtgtgtgtgtgagcgcgagtgtgtgagagagagcgagtgtgagagcgagtgtgtgagagagcgagtgtgtgagagagcgagtgtgtgagagagcgagtgtgagagagagagagtgtgtgcgagagagagcgagtgtgtgtgagagagcgcgagtgtgtgtgagagagagagagagcgagtgtgtgagagagagcgagtgtgtgtgtgagagcgcgagtgtgtgagagagagcgagtgtgtgagagagcgagtgtgtgagagagcgagtgagagagagagtgtgtgcgagagagagcgagtgtgtgtgagagagcgcgagtgtgtgtgtgagagagtgtgtgtgtgtgtgtgtgtgtgtgtgtgtgagtatgtgtgtgagagagtgtgtgtgtgagagagtgtgtgtgtgagagtgtgtgtgtgtgtgagagtgtgtgtgtgtgagagtgtgtgtgtgtgagtgtgtgtgtgtgagtgtgtgagagtgagtgtgtgtgtgagagcgagtgtgtgtgagggagagcgagtgtgtgagggagagcgagtgtgagagagtgtgtgagagtgtgtgtgtgggagcgagtgtgtgagagagagcgagtgtgagagcgagtgtgtgagagcgagtgtgtgagagagcgagtgtgtgagagagcgagtgtgagagagagagagtgtgtgcgagagagagcgagtgtgtgtgagagagcgcgagtgtgtgtgagagagagagagtgtgtgagagagagagagagcgagtgtgtgagagagagcgagtgtgtgtgtgagagcgcgagtgtgtgagagagagcgagtgtgtgagagagcgagtgtgtgagagagcgagtgagagagagagtgtgtgtgagagagcgcgagtgtgtgtgtgagagagtgtgtgtgtgtgtgtgtgtgtgtgtgtgtgtgtgtgtgtgagtatgtgtgtgagagagtgtgtgtgtgagagagtgtgtgtgtgagagtgtgtgtgtgtgtgagagtgtgtgtgtgagagtgtgtgtgtgtgagtgtgtgtgtgtgagtgtgtgtgagagtgagtgtgtgtgtgagagcgagtgtgtgtgagggagagcgagtgtgtgagggagagcgagtgtgagagagtgtgtgagagtgtgtgtgtgg encodes:
- the rpl5a gene encoding 60S ribosomal protein L5a, producing MGFVKVVKNKAYFKRYQVKFRRRREGKTDYFARKRLVIQDKNKYNTPKYRIIVRFSNRDIVCQVAYAKIEGDAIVCAAYSHELPKYGVSVGLTNYAAAYCTGLLCARRLLNKFGLDKVYEGQVEITGEEFNVESIDGQPGAFTCYLDAGLARTTTGNKVFGVLKGAVDGGLSIPHSTKRFPGYDTESKEFNAEVHRKHILGVNVSEYMSHLLEEDEEAYKKQFSRFIKNGVTSESVEEMYKKAHAAIRENPVHEKKAKKEVKKKRWNRKKLTVGQRKDRVAQKKASFLRAQEAAAADDE